In Terriglobus sp. TAA 43, a single window of DNA contains:
- a CDS encoding YidH family protein, which yields MADLPQDDPRIYFAAERTFLAWIRTGLALMGVGFAVARFALFLRQMRGNAQVGLSVYAGVAVVLLGVVVLVVSIAQHLQLIRQLREGSWKPAVSRTAIVVAAMLAIIGSAIAVYLLVSH from the coding sequence ATGGCAGATTTGCCGCAGGATGATCCGCGCATTTACTTTGCCGCGGAACGCACCTTCCTAGCGTGGATACGCACCGGGCTCGCGCTGATGGGCGTGGGCTTTGCGGTGGCACGGTTTGCTTTATTTCTGCGGCAAATGCGTGGCAATGCGCAGGTGGGGCTTTCCGTCTATGCGGGCGTCGCGGTGGTGCTGCTGGGAGTTGTGGTGCTGGTGGTGTCCATAGCGCAGCACCTGCAGCTCATCCGCCAACTGCGCGAAGGATCATGGAAGCCAGCAGTGTCACGTACGGCGATTGTCGTCGCGGCAATGCTGGCGATCATTGGAAGTGCGATTGCCGTTTATCTGCTGGTGTCGCACTGA
- the efp gene encoding elongation factor P, with protein MAGLIEAIDVKRKMYFELEGVPYHCLDKEISTPTARGGQTLVRLKMRNLLTRAVFDKTFKADEKFKEPDLEDVEATFLYSDNDGGYFLDQTSFETLQLNSEMLGDALDWLLEGTAVQIEKFEGNPIGIQLPIHVELVVKETEPGFKGDTATGVTYKPATLETGAVVQVPAFVKEGDKIKVAPETKEFAGRV; from the coding sequence ATGGCAGGACTGATCGAGGCCATCGACGTTAAGCGCAAGATGTATTTTGAGTTGGAAGGCGTGCCGTATCACTGCCTCGATAAGGAAATCTCCACGCCGACGGCGCGTGGTGGGCAGACGCTGGTGCGTTTGAAGATGCGTAACCTGCTGACGCGTGCGGTTTTTGATAAGACCTTCAAGGCCGACGAGAAGTTCAAGGAACCCGACCTGGAAGATGTTGAGGCGACGTTCCTCTACAGCGATAACGATGGCGGTTACTTTCTGGACCAGACCAGCTTTGAAACCCTGCAATTGAACAGCGAAATGCTGGGGGATGCGCTGGACTGGCTGCTGGAAGGCACGGCGGTTCAGATTGAGAAGTTTGAAGGAAATCCCATTGGCATCCAGTTGCCGATCCATGTGGAACTGGTTGTGAAAGAGACGGAGCCCGGCTTCAAGGGCGATACCGCTACCGGCGTTACGTACAAGCCTGCGACGCTGGAAACCGGCGCGGTGGTGCAGGTGCCCGCGTTTGTCAAAGAAGGCGACAAGATCAAGGTGGCGCCCGAGACGAAGGAGTTCGCGGGCCGCGTCTAG
- the mutM gene encoding bifunctional DNA-formamidopyrimidine glycosylase/DNA-(apurinic or apyrimidinic site) lyase: MPELPEVETVANGVNERVRGARIDAVTIGPHKEPLKSTPSHIEETLTGAKIEHVRRVGKTIVMDVKQRNKKPAQATIHLGMTGRLLVSQRDVPVPPHTHVNIHLHDGRDLRFVDPRRFGRVGIVDEGTTYEGPGKEPLTISADDFAALFKGRKIAIKAALLNQSLLHGVGNIYADESLFRAGIRPTRPAGKIKRAELDKLHASLQAVLKHAIKLGGSSVSDYVDADGVRGFFQLEHRVYSRTGEPCIDCGKPIEKIVVGGRSTHFCKICQK, encoded by the coding sequence ATGCCAGAACTGCCGGAAGTCGAAACCGTTGCCAATGGCGTGAACGAACGTGTGCGGGGCGCCCGTATTGATGCTGTCACCATCGGCCCCCACAAGGAACCGCTGAAATCCACGCCCTCACACATCGAAGAAACGCTCACCGGAGCGAAGATCGAGCACGTCCGCCGCGTAGGCAAAACCATTGTGATGGACGTAAAGCAGCGCAACAAAAAGCCTGCACAGGCAACCATCCACCTCGGCATGACAGGCCGCCTGCTCGTCTCACAACGCGATGTTCCCGTGCCCCCGCACACTCACGTGAACATTCATCTACACGACGGCCGCGACCTCCGCTTCGTCGATCCACGCCGCTTCGGCCGCGTGGGCATCGTCGACGAAGGAACCACCTACGAAGGCCCAGGCAAAGAGCCGCTGACCATCTCCGCCGACGACTTTGCCGCACTCTTCAAAGGCCGCAAGATCGCCATCAAAGCCGCGCTGCTAAACCAATCGCTGCTGCACGGCGTAGGCAACATCTACGCAGACGAAAGCCTCTTCCGCGCAGGCATCAGGCCAACACGCCCGGCAGGCAAGATCAAACGCGCCGAACTCGATAAGCTGCACGCATCGCTGCAAGCCGTACTAAAACACGCCATCAAACTCGGCGGCTCCTCCGTCAGCGACTACGTAGATGCCGACGGCGTCCGCGGCTTCTTCCAACTGGAACACCGCGTCTACAGCCGCACCGGCGAACCCTGCATAGACTGCGGCAAGCCGATCGAGAAGATTGTCGTAGGAGGTAGGTCTACTCATTTCTGTAAGATTTGTCAGAAATGA